Proteins encoded within one genomic window of Bradyrhizobium sp. AZCC 1719:
- a CDS encoding ABC transporter substrate-binding protein — protein sequence MSKSFKALGLAVSALALTQLPAAAQTKVTDQGISANEIVIGTHQDLSGPIKVWGVPVSNGMKMAAEEINTAGGIHGRKVKLIIEDSGYDPKRAVLASQKMVERDKVFAMVGPMGSPTVLAAQDILFDAGVMQLFPLTAAEFTFKFDPAKPQERLKFNNLLPYVESTRAAVKYMLETKGFKKPCILHQDDEYGKNVLDGFTQQVKAMKLEPASVTSYKRGASDFSAQIAKMKSDGCDVVVLGTVIRETIGAMGEAKKLGWDVTFLGATPTNVLEVPALGKDAVEGLYAASGFEIPYEDTAKGKVKDWLANYKKMFGSDANTQAIIGYNAMMTFAFYAEKAGKDLTGQKMMSALESGEQFRDIFNSPPTKFSKTDHLANTITQVQQIKNGRWVLVKEGLMF from the coding sequence ATGTCGAAATCGTTCAAGGCGCTGGGCCTTGCGGTGAGCGCCCTTGCGCTGACCCAATTGCCGGCCGCAGCCCAAACCAAGGTTACCGATCAAGGCATCTCGGCCAATGAGATCGTCATCGGTACCCATCAGGATCTGTCCGGTCCGATCAAGGTCTGGGGCGTGCCGGTATCCAACGGCATGAAGATGGCAGCCGAAGAGATCAATACCGCAGGCGGCATCCACGGTCGCAAGGTCAAGCTGATCATCGAGGACAGCGGCTACGATCCGAAGCGCGCCGTGCTGGCCTCGCAGAAGATGGTCGAGCGCGACAAGGTCTTTGCCATGGTCGGCCCGATGGGGTCGCCCACTGTGCTCGCCGCGCAGGACATCCTGTTCGACGCCGGTGTCATGCAGCTCTTCCCGCTGACGGCGGCCGAATTCACCTTCAAATTCGATCCGGCGAAGCCGCAGGAGAGGCTGAAGTTCAACAACCTGTTGCCTTACGTCGAGAGCACCCGCGCCGCCGTCAAGTACATGCTGGAGACCAAGGGCTTCAAGAAGCCCTGCATCCTGCATCAGGACGACGAGTACGGAAAGAACGTGCTTGACGGCTTCACGCAGCAGGTCAAGGCGATGAAGCTGGAGCCGGCCTCGGTGACGAGCTACAAGCGCGGCGCTTCCGACTTCAGCGCGCAGATCGCCAAGATGAAGTCCGACGGCTGCGACGTCGTCGTGCTCGGCACGGTGATCCGCGAGACCATCGGCGCGATGGGCGAGGCCAAGAAGCTTGGTTGGGACGTCACCTTCCTCGGCGCCACGCCGACCAACGTTCTGGAAGTGCCGGCGCTCGGCAAGGACGCGGTGGAAGGCCTCTACGCGGCCTCCGGCTTCGAAATCCCGTACGAAGACACCGCGAAGGGCAAGGTCAAGGACTGGCTAGCCAACTACAAGAAGATGTTTGGCTCGGACGCCAACACGCAGGCCATCATCGGCTACAACGCCATGATGACCTTTGCATTCTACGCCGAGAAGGCTGGCAAGGATCTGACCGGCCAGAAGATGATGAGCGCGCTGGAGTCAGGCGAGCAGTTCCGCGACATCTTCAACTCGCCGCCGACCAAGTTCTCCAAGACCGACCATCTGGCCAACACCATCACTCAGGTCCAGCAGATCAAGAACGGCCGCTGGGTGCTGGTCAAGGAAGGCCTGATGTTCTGA
- a CDS encoding PQQ-dependent dehydrogenase, methanol/ethanol family, translated as MTRLPRVDSACLLFPEIAVTSRRPARLAQAVIAIGLGLTLGCSTALAQTPVKGSPEHIKAVTSAVDGASIKANTATSSDWPTIGLDYAETRFSKLNQINADNVKKLGLVWSYPLESSRGVEATPVVVDGVMYQTASWSVVHAIDARTGRRLWTYDPKVDRTKGYKGCCDVVNRGVALWKGKVFVGVYDGRLIALDAVTGKVVWEKDTLIDKEHSYTITGAPRVFNGKVVIGNGGAEYGARGYVTAYDAETGNQAWRWFTVPGDPSKPFEDESMAAAAKTWDPAGKYWINGGGGTAWDTITFDPDLNLVYIGTGNGSPWNRDVRSPSGGDNLYLASLVALNADTGKYVWHYQETPGDHWDYTSTQPMILADLTIDGTPRKVILHAPKNGFFFVVDRTNGKFISAKNFVDVNWATGYDANGRPIEVKEARGREQYDSIPGPYGAHNWHPMSFNPQTGLVYLPAQNIPVNLTPEKAVKHNAQEPGKFASAAGWNVGFMLNATPPKSAPFGRLLAWDPVKQKEAWRAEYVAPWNGGTLTTAGNLVFQGTADGRFIAYNATTGEKLWETPVGSGVVAAASTYLIDGKQYVSIAVGWGGVFGIAARATELQSPGTVYTFAIDGKAPPPAFVKYQTEGLLAGVKYDPKDVPEGTALYVTACAQCHGVPGVDKGGNVRNLGYVSKETIENLKNFVFKGPFHDQGMPDFTGKLTEADVVKIQAFIQGTADAIRPK; from the coding sequence ATGACACGTTTGCCGCGCGTTGATTCCGCTTGCCTTTTATTTCCTGAAATTGCCGTCACTTCCCGTCGGCCGGCGCGCCTTGCGCAGGCCGTGATCGCAATCGGGCTGGGCCTGACGCTGGGCTGCAGCACAGCCCTTGCGCAGACACCCGTCAAGGGATCGCCCGAGCACATCAAGGCGGTTACTTCGGCGGTCGACGGCGCATCGATCAAGGCCAACACCGCGACCTCGAGCGACTGGCCGACCATCGGCCTCGACTATGCCGAGACGCGCTTTTCCAAGCTCAACCAGATCAACGCCGACAACGTGAAGAAGCTCGGACTGGTGTGGAGCTATCCGCTGGAATCCTCTCGCGGCGTCGAGGCGACGCCGGTCGTTGTCGACGGCGTCATGTATCAGACCGCGTCCTGGAGCGTGGTGCATGCCATCGATGCCCGCACCGGCAGGCGGCTCTGGACGTACGATCCGAAGGTCGATCGCACAAAGGGCTACAAAGGCTGCTGCGACGTGGTCAATCGCGGCGTTGCGCTCTGGAAAGGCAAGGTGTTCGTCGGCGTCTATGACGGGCGGCTGATCGCGCTCGACGCCGTCACCGGCAAAGTGGTCTGGGAAAAGGACACGCTGATCGACAAGGAGCATTCCTACACCATCACCGGCGCGCCGCGCGTGTTCAACGGCAAGGTCGTGATCGGCAATGGCGGTGCGGAGTACGGCGCCCGCGGCTACGTCACCGCTTACGACGCCGAAACCGGCAATCAGGCCTGGCGCTGGTTCACGGTGCCGGGCGATCCGTCAAAACCGTTCGAAGATGAATCAATGGCGGCCGCCGCCAAGACCTGGGACCCCGCCGGCAAATACTGGATCAACGGCGGCGGCGGAACGGCGTGGGACACCATCACCTTCGATCCAGACCTCAACCTCGTCTATATCGGCACCGGCAACGGCTCACCGTGGAATCGGGATGTGCGCAGCCCGTCCGGCGGCGACAACCTCTATCTGGCCTCGCTGGTCGCGCTGAACGCCGACACCGGAAAATATGTCTGGCACTATCAGGAGACGCCCGGCGATCACTGGGACTACACCTCCACCCAGCCGATGATCCTCGCCGATCTCACCATCGATGGAACGCCACGCAAGGTGATCCTGCACGCGCCGAAGAATGGCTTCTTCTTCGTCGTCGACCGCACCAACGGCAAGTTCATCTCGGCCAAGAACTTCGTCGATGTGAACTGGGCGACCGGCTACGACGCCAACGGCCGGCCGATCGAGGTGAAGGAGGCGCGCGGGAGGGAACAGTATGACAGCATCCCGGGCCCGTACGGCGCCCATAACTGGCATCCGATGTCGTTCAATCCTCAGACCGGCCTCGTCTATCTGCCGGCGCAGAACATTCCGGTGAACCTCACGCCGGAAAAGGCGGTCAAGCACAACGCACAGGAGCCCGGCAAATTCGCTTCCGCGGCGGGCTGGAACGTCGGCTTCATGCTGAACGCGACGCCGCCGAAGAGCGCGCCGTTCGGCCGCCTGCTCGCGTGGGACCCGGTGAAGCAGAAGGAAGCCTGGCGCGCGGAATATGTTGCGCCGTGGAACGGCGGCACGCTCACCACCGCGGGCAACCTCGTTTTCCAGGGCACTGCGGACGGCCGCTTCATCGCCTACAACGCCACGACGGGCGAAAAGCTCTGGGAGACGCCGGTCGGTAGCGGCGTGGTTGCGGCCGCCTCGACCTATCTGATCGACGGCAAGCAGTATGTCTCGATCGCGGTCGGTTGGGGCGGCGTGTTCGGGATTGCCGCGCGCGCCACCGAACTGCAGAGCCCTGGCACGGTCTATACCTTCGCGATCGATGGCAAAGCGCCACCGCCGGCCTTCGTGAAGTACCAGACCGAAGGCCTGCTCGCCGGCGTCAAGTACGATCCGAAGGACGTTCCCGAAGGCACTGCGCTCTACGTCACCGCCTGCGCCCAGTGCCATGGCGTGCCCGGCGTCGACAAGGGCGGCAATGTCAGGAATCTCGGCTATGTCTCCAAGGAGACCATCGAGAACTTGAAGAACTTCGTGTTCAAGGGCCCGTTCCACGATCAGGGCATGCCCGACTTCACCGGCAAGCTGACCGAAGCCGACGTGGTGAAGATCCAGGCCTTTATCCAGGGCACCGCGGACGCGATAAGGCCGAAGTGA
- a CDS encoding transglutaminase-like cysteine peptidase — MGLSVYARAWRAGIVACGLAWFGPADLRAETGEPSAPAELVQRSAEPFGLTASSLAGGGLRDKWLGVQRRLDDEMVQLALCEGDRDGCVSPAALKFLDIVDAARLREGRARLGEINRAVNLAIRPMSDLAQHGQIDVWTPPLATLARGGGDCEDYAIAKFIALRRAGLAPDDLRIVVLHDTIRGEDHAVAAARLEGRWLTLDNRRMAMVEDVDVRNFRPTFVIGPHGVMRYADAPLLADASGSTLAAPLVLSSLAAPPTRHSNVPTE, encoded by the coding sequence ATGGGGTTGTCAGTCTATGCACGCGCATGGCGTGCGGGCATCGTCGCGTGCGGCCTGGCCTGGTTCGGGCCGGCCGACCTGCGCGCGGAGACGGGCGAGCCATCCGCGCCGGCGGAGCTGGTCCAGCGGTCGGCCGAGCCGTTCGGGCTTACCGCTTCTTCCCTCGCCGGCGGCGGGCTGCGGGACAAATGGCTTGGCGTGCAGCGCCGGCTCGACGACGAAATGGTGCAACTTGCGCTCTGCGAAGGCGACCGTGACGGCTGCGTGTCTCCGGCCGCACTGAAATTCCTCGACATTGTCGACGCCGCGCGCTTGCGCGAAGGCCGCGCGCGGCTCGGCGAAATCAACCGCGCCGTCAATCTCGCCATCCGGCCGATGAGCGACCTCGCCCAGCACGGCCAGATCGACGTCTGGACGCCGCCGCTCGCGACGCTCGCGCGCGGCGGTGGCGACTGCGAGGATTATGCAATTGCGAAATTCATAGCCTTGCGCCGCGCCGGCCTCGCGCCCGACGATCTCAGGATTGTGGTCCTGCACGATACCATCCGCGGCGAGGACCATGCGGTGGCTGCCGCGCGGCTGGAGGGGCGCTGGCTGACGCTCGATAACCGCCGCATGGCGATGGTCGAGGACGTCGACGTCAGAAACTTTCGGCCGACATTCGTCATCGGCCCGCACGGCGTGATGCGATATGCCGATGCCCCGCTGCTCGCCGACGCCTCGGGCAGTACGCTTGCGGCTCCGCTTGTCTTGAGTTCTCTGGCCGCTCCGCCGACCCGTCATTCGAACGTGCCAACTGAATGA